From the genome of Haloarcula limicola, one region includes:
- a CDS encoding HAD family hydrolase, producing the protein MSDVPPAICFDMDGVLVQSEDHWVTVQRDHILPTVAPNDDIPLSAITGRDYSEVYPDLNAEYDMAVSREEYESLFEEAGQEIYSEHATLLDGAHELLDDLGAAGVSLALTTSAPWDWIDVVDERFDLLSHFDAAVSAQDVDGPGKPEPDIYERGAAELGVAPGKCWAVEDSTAGARAAVAAGMTTVGFRGDGDETDLSMVNYLADDAEGLRALILGE; encoded by the coding sequence ATGAGCGACGTTCCGCCCGCCATCTGTTTCGACATGGACGGCGTCCTCGTCCAGTCCGAGGACCACTGGGTCACCGTCCAGCGCGACCACATCCTGCCGACCGTCGCGCCGAACGACGACATCCCGCTGTCGGCCATCACCGGCCGCGACTACTCGGAGGTCTACCCCGACCTGAACGCCGAGTACGACATGGCCGTCTCCCGCGAGGAGTACGAGTCCCTCTTCGAGGAGGCCGGTCAGGAGATCTACAGCGAGCACGCGACGCTCTTAGACGGCGCGCACGAACTGCTCGACGACCTCGGCGCGGCGGGGGTCTCGCTTGCGCTCACCACGTCGGCCCCCTGGGACTGGATCGACGTCGTCGACGAGCGGTTCGACTTACTCTCGCACTTCGACGCCGCCGTCAGCGCACAGGACGTCGACGGGCCGGGTAAGCCCGAACCGGACATCTACGAGCGCGGCGCGGCCGAACTCGGCGTCGCTCCGGGCAAGTGCTGGGCCGTCGAGGACTCCACCGCGGGCGCGCGAGCGGCCGTGGCGGCGGGGATGACCACCGTCGGGTTCCGCGGCGACGGCGACGAAACGGACCTCTCGATGGTCAATTATCTCGCCGACGACGCCGAGGGCCTCCGGGCGTTGATACTCGGGGAGTAA
- a CDS encoding endonuclease NucS domain-containing protein produces the protein MHDGTRVMAGECTTVFEGSREREQRGDVLVVVKPDNTVLVHDAEGYQPVAWLTRAESVAVSDGTVTARDGEELLRVVAHEEHGSARFPASHAGVPVADCPDCPGTLVRTRGSVTCTGCDRAHGLPSDATVTGGRCDDCGLPTMRVERGEAFELCLDRECDPLDDRVTDAFDRVWSCPDCDGDLRIIRRGGLLAGCERYPDCDTGFSFPSGIVVGDCPCGLPAFETAGGRRCLDSTCEQMG, from the coding sequence ATGCACGACGGAACGCGCGTGATGGCCGGCGAGTGTACGACCGTCTTCGAAGGGTCCCGCGAGCGAGAACAGCGCGGCGACGTGCTGGTGGTCGTCAAACCCGACAACACCGTCCTCGTCCACGACGCCGAGGGCTACCAACCGGTGGCGTGGCTCACCCGCGCCGAGAGCGTCGCCGTCTCGGACGGCACCGTGACCGCGAGAGACGGCGAGGAACTGCTCCGCGTAGTCGCCCACGAGGAACACGGCAGCGCTCGGTTTCCGGCCTCTCACGCGGGCGTGCCGGTCGCCGACTGCCCGGACTGTCCGGGGACGCTCGTCCGCACCCGCGGGAGCGTCACCTGTACCGGCTGTGACCGCGCCCACGGCCTCCCCTCCGACGCCACCGTCACCGGCGGGCGCTGTGACGACTGCGGCCTGCCGACGATGCGCGTCGAACGCGGCGAGGCTTTCGAACTCTGTCTGGACCGCGAGTGCGACCCGCTGGACGACCGCGTAACCGACGCCTTCGACCGCGTCTGGTCCTGTCCCGACTGCGACGGCGACCTGCGGATCATCCGCCGCGGCGGCCTACTGGCCGGCTGCGAGCGCTACCCCGACTGCGACACCGGCTTCTCGTTCCCCTCGGGAATCGTCGTCGGCGACTGCCCCTGTGGGCTCCCCGCGTTCGAGACGGCCGGCGGCCGACGCTGTCTGGACAGCACCTGCGAGCAGATGGGGTAA
- the endA gene encoding tRNA-intron lyase, translating to MDITLDGDVVRAGQRARERFYDSRGYGRVRGGELDLAPVEAAHLLYRGDIEGVDGMDFRELLTSTAVSEVEFFVYKDLRDRGFYLTPAREGWVEDSEGVDFVVYPRGQGPWDDAVAHRVRVVGERDGLPAASLGDCVLSVVDEESEITYLDTDRPEVAGTSDPSVPATAGDLLAERAVCWDPPAALYERAFYGQRLDEDAVQLSLVEAAYLAREGHLSLDGGAEAVVERGHDVEGERFDRRLAVYTALRESGVVPKTGFKFGADFRTYADAESVENLGHSERLVRVLPTEYVFEPRDLALDVRLAHGVRKTMVFALTDGAGVEWVAVERLTP from the coding sequence ATGGACATCACACTCGACGGCGACGTCGTCCGGGCGGGCCAGCGCGCCCGGGAGCGGTTCTACGATTCGCGGGGGTACGGTCGCGTCCGGGGCGGCGAACTGGACCTCGCGCCGGTCGAGGCCGCGCACCTCCTCTACCGCGGCGACATCGAAGGGGTCGACGGGATGGACTTCCGCGAGTTGCTCACCTCGACGGCCGTCTCGGAGGTCGAGTTCTTCGTCTACAAGGACCTGCGGGACCGGGGGTTCTACCTCACGCCGGCCCGCGAGGGCTGGGTCGAGGACTCCGAAGGCGTGGACTTCGTGGTGTACCCCCGCGGGCAGGGACCGTGGGACGACGCGGTCGCTCACCGGGTCCGGGTCGTCGGCGAGCGGGACGGCCTGCCGGCGGCGTCGCTGGGCGACTGCGTGCTGAGCGTCGTCGACGAGGAGAGCGAGATAACGTACCTCGATACCGACCGGCCCGAGGTGGCCGGCACCAGCGACCCGAGCGTCCCGGCGACCGCGGGGGACCTGCTGGCCGAGCGCGCGGTGTGCTGGGACCCGCCCGCGGCGCTGTACGAGCGGGCGTTCTACGGCCAGCGACTCGACGAGGACGCGGTTCAACTCTCGCTGGTCGAGGCCGCCTACCTCGCCCGCGAGGGACACCTCTCGCTCGATGGGGGGGCCGAGGCGGTCGTCGAACGCGGCCACGACGTGGAGGGCGAGCGGTTCGACCGGCGGCTGGCGGTCTACACGGCGCTTCGAGAGTCGGGCGTCGTCCCCAAGACCGGATTCAAGTTCGGCGCGGATTTCCGAACCTACGCCGACGCGGAGTCCGTCGAGAATCTGGGCCACTCAGAGCGGCTGGTCCGGGTGTTGCCGACCGAGTACGTCTTCGAACCGCGGGACCTCGCGCTGGACGTGCGGCTGGCCCACGGCGTGCGAAAGACGATGGTGTTCGCGCTGACCGACGGGGCGGGCGTCGAGTGGGTCGCCGTCGAGCGGCTGACGCCCTGA
- a CDS encoding tryptophan--tRNA ligase: MSDRDTPTEDASPDEDRRRSGRAWRGSDAPLRADGGEANDESRPSSELRSDGGEASEARRASSALRADGGTETEGADDVRLDPWGSSTIADYRKLFEQFGIEEFDEVLPEVPDPHYLMRRGVIFGHRDYRPVAEAMREGEEFASLSGFMPTGDPHIGHKMVFDEIIWHQQQGGDAYALIADLEAHAARGLSWEKIDEHARSYVLSLLALGFDPEEGELYRQSDNRELQDLAFELGTEANFSELQAIYDFGGETNVSYMQSVVTQMADILYPQLDEPKPTVIPVGPDQDPHMRLARDLAARMRYFGVREAFASFEAEADERVLLRQAYDAREEYAEDADLPRCGEAADWLRTREPAPPDARESTVEKLENAGKEPLRPRTRIFDRRATDAAFEALIEAVPGEKRVYDEHIDAFELGEGDAEELAREVELDHGGHGFLPPSSVYHRFMTGLTGGKMSSSVPASHISLLDDPEDGYDKVKSATTGGRTTAEEQREKGGKADECPVYELYAYLLSGDDDEFAKEVYEECVGGERLCGGCKEQAAELMESFLEDHQEKRAEWEEKLDDLDIDLDSDRKRA, from the coding sequence ATGTCCGACCGCGACACGCCGACAGAGGACGCATCGCCCGACGAGGACCGCCGCCGGTCGGGGCGAGCGTGGCGCGGGTCGGACGCGCCGCTTCGCGCCGACGGGGGCGAAGCGAACGACGAGAGCCGACCCTCGTCGGAGCTTCGCTCTGACGGCGGTGAGGCGAGCGAAGCGAGGCGAGCTTCGTCAGCGCTCCGCGCTGACGGTGGCACGGAAACCGAGGGCGCGGACGACGTGCGACTCGACCCGTGGGGTTCCTCGACGATCGCCGACTACCGGAAACTGTTCGAGCAGTTCGGCATCGAGGAGTTCGACGAGGTGCTGCCGGAGGTGCCCGACCCGCACTACCTGATGCGGCGGGGCGTCATCTTCGGCCACCGCGACTACCGACCGGTCGCAGAGGCCATGCGCGAGGGCGAGGAGTTCGCGTCGCTCTCTGGGTTCATGCCGACCGGAGATCCCCACATCGGCCACAAGATGGTGTTCGACGAGATAATCTGGCACCAGCAGCAGGGCGGCGACGCCTACGCGCTCATCGCCGACCTCGAAGCCCACGCCGCTCGCGGGCTCTCCTGGGAGAAGATCGACGAGCACGCCCGCAGTTACGTCCTCTCCCTGCTCGCGCTCGGCTTCGACCCCGAGGAGGGCGAGCTGTACCGCCAATCCGATAACCGCGAGCTACAGGACCTGGCGTTCGAACTCGGGACGGAGGCGAACTTCTCGGAACTGCAGGCGATCTACGACTTCGGCGGCGAGACGAACGTCTCCTACATGCAGTCGGTCGTCACGCAGATGGCCGACATCCTGTATCCGCAACTCGACGAGCCGAAGCCGACGGTCATCCCCGTCGGCCCGGATCAGGACCCCCACATGCGACTGGCCCGGGACCTCGCGGCGCGGATGCGCTACTTCGGTGTCCGGGAGGCCTTCGCCAGTTTCGAGGCGGAAGCGGACGAGCGAGTCCTGCTCCGGCAGGCCTACGACGCCCGCGAGGAGTACGCCGAGGACGCCGACCTGCCCCGCTGTGGCGAGGCCGCCGACTGGCTTCGAACCCGAGAGCCGGCCCCGCCCGACGCCCGCGAATCCACCGTCGAGAAGTTGGAGAACGCCGGGAAGGAACCGCTCCGTCCCCGGACCCGAATCTTCGACCGACGGGCGACCGACGCGGCCTTCGAGGCGCTCATCGAGGCCGTTCCCGGGGAGAAGCGCGTCTACGACGAGCATATCGACGCCTTCGAGCTAGGCGAGGGAGACGCCGAGGAGCTCGCTCGCGAAGTGGAACTGGACCACGGCGGCCACGGCTTCCTCCCGCCGTCGTCGGTCTACCACCGCTTCATGACCGGGCTGACCGGCGGGAAGATGTCCTCGTCGGTTCCGGCCTCGCACATCTCCCTACTCGACGACCCCGAGGACGGTTACGACAAAGTGAAGTCGGCGACGACGGGCGGGCGGACTACCGCCGAGGAACAGCGCGAGAAGGGCGGTAAAGCCGACGAGTGTCCCGTGTACGAACTGTACGCCTACCTGCTGTCGGGCGACGACGACGAGTTCGCCAAGGAGGTCTACGAGGAGTGCGTCGGCGGCGAACGCCTCTGTGGGGGCTGTAAGGAGCAGGCCGCCGAGCTGATGGAGTCGTTCCTCGAAGACCACCAGGAGAAACGCGCCGAGTGGGAGGAGAAACTGGACGACCTCGACATCGACCTCGATTCCGACCGCAAGCGCGCGTAG
- a CDS encoding phenylalanine--tRNA ligase subunit alpha, protein MKRPQAQVAVLQAADAQEDRRIDEVAEDADLKPEAATRAAFELEADGLVTVAEETLEHYDLTEEGERYVRESLPEQDLYAAALDAGADEEPAQMGQVIGASGLEGGAVDIALSNYARKGYGEIDSGKITADPAVDAGADPEMHALEAVADGRIEDADAEALDQLERRGLLELSEETVRSVRLTDGGVTALMEGVEAAETVDQLTPELLTSGEWEDVEFTEYNVEADAEDVSHGKEHILRQTANRVKDTLVGMGFQEMEGPHVDAQFWINDCLFMPQDHPARTHWDQFALSQPDEIKELPEDLVERVRSAHLEGVGPDGEGYHSPWEEDVARGLDLRGHTTSLSMRYLSGHEVGELEPPKRFFSVEKVYRNDTLDPTHLLEFFQIEGWVMAEDLSVRDLMGTFTEFYEQFGITDLEFKPHYNPYTEPSFELFGTHPETGEVVEVGNSGIFRDEVLDPLGVDCDVMAWGLSLERLLMLMYGFEDIRDVHGTLCDLELLRETEVMR, encoded by the coding sequence ATGAAACGACCACAGGCACAGGTGGCCGTCCTACAGGCCGCCGACGCACAGGAGGACAGACGGATCGACGAGGTGGCCGAGGACGCCGACCTCAAACCCGAGGCGGCCACGCGAGCGGCCTTCGAACTCGAGGCCGACGGCCTCGTGACCGTCGCCGAGGAGACGCTCGAACACTACGACCTGACCGAGGAGGGCGAACGCTACGTCCGCGAGAGCCTGCCGGAACAGGACCTCTACGCGGCCGCGCTGGACGCCGGGGCCGACGAGGAACCCGCGCAGATGGGACAGGTCATCGGCGCGTCCGGCCTCGAAGGCGGGGCCGTCGACATCGCGCTGTCGAACTACGCCCGCAAGGGGTACGGCGAGATCGACAGCGGCAAGATAACGGCCGATCCCGCGGTCGACGCGGGGGCCGACCCCGAGATGCACGCGCTTGAGGCCGTCGCCGACGGCCGCATCGAGGACGCCGACGCCGAGGCGCTCGACCAACTGGAACGCCGCGGCTTGCTCGAACTCAGCGAGGAGACGGTTCGGTCGGTGCGCCTGACCGACGGCGGCGTCACGGCGCTGATGGAGGGCGTCGAGGCCGCCGAGACGGTCGACCAGCTAACCCCGGAACTGCTCACCAGCGGCGAGTGGGAGGACGTGGAGTTCACCGAGTACAACGTCGAAGCCGACGCCGAGGACGTGAGCCACGGCAAGGAACACATCCTCCGTCAGACCGCCAATCGCGTGAAGGACACCCTCGTCGGCATGGGTTTTCAGGAGATGGAGGGGCCGCACGTCGACGCCCAGTTCTGGATCAACGACTGCCTGTTCATGCCCCAGGACCACCCCGCCCGGACCCACTGGGACCAGTTCGCGCTCTCGCAACCCGACGAGATCAAGGAGCTACCCGAGGATCTCGTCGAGCGCGTTCGCTCGGCGCACTTAGAGGGCGTCGGGCCCGACGGCGAGGGGTACCACTCGCCGTGGGAGGAAGACGTCGCCCGGGGGCTGGACCTCCGCGGACACACCACCTCGCTGTCGATGCGGTACCTCTCGGGACACGAGGTCGGCGAGCTGGAACCGCCCAAGCGCTTCTTCAGCGTCGAGAAGGTGTACCGCAACGACACGCTCGATCCGACGCACCTGCTTGAATTCTTCCAGATAGAGGGCTGGGTGATGGCCGAGGACCTCTCCGTGCGCGACCTGATGGGGACGTTCACGGAGTTCTACGAGCAGTTCGGCATCACCGACCTGGAGTTCAAACCCCACTACAACCCCTACACCGAACCGAGCTTCGAGCTGTTCGGAACCCACCCCGAGACCGGCGAGGTCGTCGAGGTGGGGAACTCCGGCATCTTCCGCGACGAGGTGCTCGATCCGCTGGGCGTCGACTGCGACGTGATGGCGTGGGGGCTCTCGCTCGAACGACTACTCATGCTCATGTACGGCTTCGAGGACATCCGCGACGTGCACGGGACGCTCTGTGACTTGGAACTGCTGCGGGAGACGGAGGTGATGCGCTGA
- the pheT gene encoding phenylalanine--tRNA ligase subunit beta translates to MPVVDVDPDELRYLTGHDEKDDDELKSDLFDLGLEFEGWTEDDEFQLEFAPDRLDRLSVEGVARSLRYHYGDDRGVYVPSTNSAEWTIEVEDQPAGRPYVTGAIVRGLDMDEDALESLIQLQEKLHATMGRKRAKGAIGVHDLTMMKGDAATEGTGKSITYTSVDPDEATFVPLDADAEMTPNEVVADHETGRAYGDLVAGFDRVPAIFDSIGLFSFPPVINGRRTEVTEGSRDLFIEMTGTDQWTIDHMCNIVCYALEARGGKVERVEVEYADNAPGEYAGRTLERPDFEVRSKTVTLERIRNVLGVDLDAREVIDYAERAGLDATRTETDDGAVAFEVEVPPYRVDVIHPLDLIDDIGRALGFNTLEPTYPDVSTVGGRHERSRLEDAARDTLVGLGFEDLLNFHMTNEAENFRRMGLTADDDAVGAADPVTIQEPYSEDYTVLRTWALPSLLMVLENNTHRRYPQDLAEIGLAAGLDDSQNTGVAEHRTVAGALARTDASYEDAKARLQAIAEAFDKDLRTPPTTHPSFIDGRAADVVLDGEPVGVVGEVHPKVLVEHDLELPVAAFEFRLDGLE, encoded by the coding sequence ATGCCCGTCGTCGACGTCGACCCCGACGAACTGCGTTACCTGACCGGTCACGACGAGAAAGACGACGACGAACTCAAGTCCGACCTCTTCGACCTCGGCCTGGAGTTCGAGGGCTGGACCGAGGACGACGAGTTCCAACTGGAGTTCGCCCCCGACCGCCTCGATCGCCTCTCGGTCGAGGGCGTCGCCCGCTCGCTTCGCTACCACTACGGCGACGACCGGGGCGTCTACGTCCCGAGCACGAACAGCGCCGAGTGGACGATCGAAGTCGAGGACCAACCCGCGGGTCGCCCCTACGTCACCGGCGCTATCGTCCGGGGCCTCGACATGGACGAGGACGCGCTGGAGTCGCTGATCCAACTGCAGGAGAAACTCCACGCGACGATGGGCCGCAAGCGCGCGAAAGGCGCTATCGGCGTCCACGACCTCACCATGATGAAGGGAGACGCCGCGACGGAGGGAACTGGCAAATCCATCACCTACACGAGCGTCGATCCCGACGAGGCGACGTTCGTGCCGCTCGACGCCGACGCGGAGATGACGCCCAACGAGGTCGTCGCCGACCACGAGACCGGACGGGCTTACGGCGACCTCGTCGCGGGCTTCGACCGCGTGCCCGCCATCTTCGACTCCATCGGCCTGTTCTCGTTCCCGCCGGTCATCAACGGCCGCCGGACAGAGGTGACCGAGGGCTCCCGAGACCTCTTCATCGAGATGACCGGGACCGACCAGTGGACCATCGACCACATGTGCAACATCGTCTGCTACGCGCTCGAAGCGCGCGGCGGCAAGGTCGAACGTGTCGAGGTCGAGTACGCCGACAACGCACCCGGCGAGTACGCCGGCCGGACGCTCGAACGGCCCGACTTCGAGGTCAGGTCGAAGACGGTCACGCTAGAGCGGATTCGCAACGTCCTCGGCGTCGACCTGGACGCCCGTGAAGTAATCGACTACGCCGAGCGCGCGGGGCTGGACGCGACGCGGACCGAGACCGACGACGGGGCGGTCGCCTTCGAAGTGGAGGTCCCGCCCTACCGCGTCGACGTCATTCACCCGCTGGACCTCATCGACGACATCGGCCGCGCGCTGGGGTTCAACACGCTCGAACCCACGTACCCCGACGTCTCGACGGTCGGCGGCCGCCACGAGCGCTCTCGACTGGAGGACGCGGCCCGCGATACGCTGGTCGGGCTGGGCTTCGAGGACCTGCTGAACTTCCACATGACCAACGAGGCGGAGAACTTCCGTAGAATGGGCCTCACCGCGGACGACGACGCCGTCGGCGCGGCCGACCCGGTGACGATTCAGGAACCCTACAGCGAGGACTACACCGTCCTCCGAACCTGGGCGCTCCCGTCGCTGCTGATGGTCTTAGAGAACAACACGCACCGGCGCTACCCGCAGGACCTCGCGGAGATCGGCCTCGCCGCCGGTCTGGACGACTCGCAGAACACCGGCGTCGCCGAGCACCGAACCGTCGCGGGCGCGCTCGCGCGGACCGACGCCTCCTACGAGGACGCGAAGGCCCGCCTGCAGGCCATCGCCGAGGCGTTCGATAAAGACCTCCGGACGCCGCCGACGACCCACCCGTCGTTCATCGACGGCCGGGCCGCCGACGTGGTGTTAGACGGCGAGCCCGTCGGTGTTGTGGGTGAGGTCCACCCGAAGGTCCTCGTCGAACACGACTTGGAGCTGCCGGTGGCAGCCTTCGAATTCCGACTGGACGGGCTAGAATAG
- a CDS encoding RDD family protein produces the protein MADTPRTLHIASWDDRFLAWLIDVILVGAILAGLGEVANVFSLLTGSLSITTPFAGMNGVGLFVYWTALEGYQGQSTGKLVMNIAVTDERGDPIDYATAAIESFGKAFLLPLDLIIGWLAYEEEGLRLFNKLSSTIVVETDENADSQPRDVEYVYPSDR, from the coding sequence ATGGCTGATACGCCCCGAACGCTCCACATCGCCTCCTGGGACGACCGATTCCTCGCGTGGCTGATCGACGTGATACTCGTCGGCGCGATTCTGGCCGGTCTCGGCGAAGTCGCGAACGTCTTCTCGCTGCTCACCGGCAGCCTCTCTATCACGACTCCCTTCGCCGGGATGAACGGCGTCGGACTGTTCGTCTACTGGACTGCCCTCGAAGGCTATCAGGGACAGTCGACCGGGAAACTGGTGATGAACATCGCTGTCACCGACGAGCGCGGCGATCCCATCGATTACGCGACCGCCGCGATCGAGAGCTTCGGCAAGGCGTTCTTGCTACCCCTCGACCTCATTATCGGCTGGCTGGCCTACGAGGAGGAGGGGCTGCGACTGTTCAACAAGCTCTCGTCGACCATCGTCGTCGAAACCGACGAAAACGCGGACAGCCAGCCAAGGGACGTGGAGTACGTCTATCCGAGCGACAGATAG
- a CDS encoding quinone-dependent dihydroorotate dehydrogenase, with translation MRLYDIARPVLFTLPAETANNAVHTLLEATAGTPVADAVADRYVVTDDSLTVEAFGQSFANPVGVAAGFDKNATVPTMLASLGFGFAEVGGVTAEPQTGNARPRMFRLREDEGIINRMGLNNDGADVVGERLAATDAPFPIGVNIAKSEHVGTDDAPADYRYTYERVAAGGDFFVVNVSCPNSQGFEELQNREAMTAIFEELQDAGASPLLVKLSPDLPEPAVEDTLDLVTELGLDGVVATNTSTERPTSLRSPNASERGGLSGKPIEGRSTEMVRFVAERVDVPVVGVGGVSTAEGAYRKIRAGASLVQLYTGLVYRGPSIARDINEGLLDLLEADGFDSVEAAVGADL, from the coding sequence ATGAGACTCTACGACATCGCCAGACCGGTACTGTTCACGCTACCGGCGGAGACGGCCAATAACGCCGTGCATACGTTGTTGGAAGCGACGGCCGGAACGCCGGTCGCTGACGCCGTCGCCGACCGGTACGTAGTTACGGACGACAGCCTCACCGTCGAGGCGTTCGGCCAGTCGTTCGCTAATCCGGTCGGCGTCGCCGCCGGGTTCGATAAGAACGCGACCGTCCCGACGATGCTGGCCTCGCTGGGTTTCGGCTTCGCGGAAGTCGGCGGCGTGACCGCAGAACCTCAGACCGGCAACGCTCGCCCGCGGATGTTCCGCCTGCGCGAAGACGAGGGGATCATCAACCGGATGGGACTGAACAACGACGGTGCCGACGTCGTCGGCGAGCGACTGGCAGCGACGGACGCCCCGTTTCCGATCGGCGTCAACATCGCCAAGAGCGAGCACGTCGGCACCGACGACGCGCCGGCGGACTACCGCTACACGTACGAACGGGTCGCCGCAGGCGGCGACTTCTTCGTCGTGAACGTCTCCTGCCCGAACTCACAGGGGTTCGAGGAACTCCAGAACCGCGAGGCGATGACGGCTATCTTCGAGGAACTGCAGGACGCCGGCGCGTCGCCGCTGCTCGTGAAGCTCTCGCCGGACCTCCCCGAACCCGCCGTCGAGGACACGCTTGATCTGGTGACCGAACTCGGTCTCGACGGCGTCGTCGCGACCAACACCTCGACCGAGCGCCCGACCAGTCTGCGCTCGCCGAACGCGAGCGAGCGGGGCGGCCTCTCGGGGAAACCGATCGAAGGGCGTTCGACGGAGATGGTTCGGTTCGTCGCCGAACGCGTCGACGTTCCGGTCGTCGGCGTCGGCGGTGTCTCGACGGCCGAGGGCGCGTATCGAAAGATTCGGGCCGGGGCCTCGCTCGTCCAGTTGTACACCGGTCTCGTCTACCGCGGGCCGTCTATCGCCCGGGACATCAACGAGGGGCTACTCGACTTGCTCGAAGCGGACGGCTTCGACAGCGTCGAAGCGGCGGTCGGCGCTGACCTGTAA